The Psychrobacillus sp. FSL K6-4046 DNA window CAAATGAACAAGTAGAAGGTGAGGTAATGGAAGTTATCCTATCAAGCTCAACTTTGGAAGACACTATTATTTTTAAAGATGAAGCCAGTATAAAAGAGTTTAAAGATATGATTTCAAGTTCAGTACAACAAGCTGGAATTGTTAATATGTCTAATCCAGATCATTATATAGATATTATGTTTAAAAAAGATAAAAAACAAACTTATTATTTATGGTTAGGAGAGAACAGGGAAAACGGATCTTTAATGAAAGCTGATGATACCCATACGATTTATACTTTTGATGAAGAAACGAATAAAAAAATTAGCAATTTGTTGCAAAGGAAACAATAGACTTTGGGTTCAACTACATGCTTGACTGTATTTAAAAGTAAAAAAAGATATAGGATTAGAATATATTTTTGTCATTCTATGTACTCTAGCGTTGGAGTATAAGTTCAATTCATTACTTTAGTTATAATGATTCCGCCCAAATTATCCCCTGAAATTTCATATTTGTTGCTTTTAGATGACTCCATACTTTTTAATAGTTCCTGTTTTACATATCTTATTTGATATTGCTTACCTTCAATGGTTGTGTCATATTCGCCTTTTTCTTTTAAAAATGCGAGGTATTCTTCTAACACTAAATCTTCATTGGTCATAATAAGACTATGGGGTTTTCCAACGTAGCGGAAATGCCAAGGTTCAAAAGCGATTCCAGTTACGTCCACTTTGTTCTCCGGATAACGTAAAATAAAGCCAAATTCTGGTGCATGTTGTGCTAACCAGTCGGCTTCCAGTGTATATTCCATCATTCCTTCGGTTGAACCAATATCAATGGACAAGCCTGACTGATGCTCACTATAGCCATTTGGCAGGGCATACTGTGAACCTAATTCTTCATAAAGTTGTTGTTGGACGATACCAGTACGGAAACCACTATTAAGCTTGAAATGCATAATTTCATCTTTTTCAGCTGCCTCGAACATTTCCTGCATAGGGGTCAGTAAATCCTTATGTACAGTCATTTCTGATTGTATTTCTACGTTATTTGCAAAGTCATTAGGTACCGCTTCGATTTCGGTTGGTTCTTGTTGAAGTTTTACCTCGTTATTAATTAATATAAGATTCCCTTCATAAATCTGTTCTTCTTCAATTGTAAAGATTTGTCTGTCTTCATTGGTATAGTTAGTAAAGATCAAATACCCAAATGTTGAAAGGCAGCATAATAAGAAGAATTTTTTCAACTGTCTCACTCCCTTACTAGATATATCTAGCATAGCAAGTAGACTTTAAGATTATGGTACGATAATTCTTAATTTTTTCTTAAGGTTATCATTTTGATAAACATCACCTCTTCACTAAAAACGTAATTAATAATCTATTCAGGTTGCTAGAAAGTAAATTGAAATTATCCATGCTGTACATGAATATCTTTGCAATTTACTCCCAAAGCAATTTAAATTAATTAGACCCATTTTTTATTTTTTGAAAGCTTGCTATAGAAGCCTGATACAACTTCTCCATTTTTTCCTCTATGAAATTCGTTCTTTCATATAATGAAAATCGAATATGGTCGATCTGCCTCATTATTTTCTCCAACAAGCCTTCTTGGAGATCTACTCGACTTGTTAAATCCTTTTGAGCTTCTTCCAAACCACTAATCTGTTGGGTAATCGTATGATGGAAATGATGCTGTTCGTCCATTTTGGCCATTGCTTCATGTTGAAACGCTGACACCTGCTCCATACTTGAAAGTACTTCTACATTTTTTAATGAAAGATCGTCTATCTTTTGAACAATCACTCCGGAAGTTTCTTCAGATTTGTCTAATCGAACCTTTATATGGTGTTGTGTTTCATCTAGATGCTCAATATGTTCCATTAAACATTGTTTTCCAAGCTGCTCTTCTGTTATTAAGTGGTGCAACTTTTCGTTTTGTTGCTCTAATTTCTTTAAACCAGTTTGTATTTGTTTTTCAACCTGTTCATGCTGCATATTTAATTTCTTTAAGTACTCAAGTCTTTTGTTAATTTCATTCCAATGGGTTATTTGTTGTTCTCCATATTGTTGTTGCGAATTATTTAATCGAATAATATTATCTAAAAAAGACTGGTTAGTTGCTTCTTGGCTAAGAATGAAATCGGATAAGTAGTTACTACGAAACTCGACTTGGTTGCTAGCTTTTAATTCGCCATTATTTTTAAAAACACCTGGATGCTGGCTATCGTTGATGAATAATCCCATTAAATTTCCTCCTTATGAATTATCATATTTATTAGAATATGCATGTAGGTTAAATATAGGGATTGCGAGGCATGCATCAATTGGAATAGCGAAATAGTTTCAATTTTTACAAAATAATGAAAAATGTATAGTTATTTCTTATTAGCCTATTGTATAATATGGCCTAGAGGTGTTTTATTTTGAATAAACAAATAATTAAAAGTTTAGATATGAAAATAACTGGAGAAATACTCGCACAGTCTTTCCCTAAGCGTCAAGGTGGAACATCATTTACCACCTTTCTACAAACTAAAAAAGGACAATTTGTATGGAAAGTAGCAACTGAGCTACCTTATCGAGAATGGCTAAAAAAAGAAGCAGAGGTAATGGAACTTCTAAATAAAGAGACAGAACTTCCGATTCCATTATTCATGCATTACAAAGAGCAACCCGAAGAGAATTCACTTCTAATGAGTAAGTTAGAAGGTGTGCCTTTAAGAGAAGCCTTACATGTTGCAAATACAATGGAAGAAAAGAAATCCCTTTTTTACAGTTTTGGTACTCTCCTAAAATTATTACACGCCACTATGCCTCCTAAAGCATTGTTAATAGAAGATAACTGGCTTGAAAAACAATTACAAACTGCCACATATAACGTCATGCATTATGAGGTCGACGGCAATGAAGAGCTACTGACCTATTTAAAATTCAACCAGCCTAAGCCAGTACCTCAAACACTTAATCATGGGGATTGTACGATTGATAATGTTCTTGTGAAGGATGGTAAGGTATATGCTTTTATTGATCTTGCTGGAGTAGCATACGGAGATCCGAGATATGACCTAGCTCTTGCAACTAGATCTATACAATCAAATCCATTTTTAGTAGAAGCTTTCTATGAGGGGTATGATTCTACACCTATTTCAATAGAAGAGTTTAAATATTTTGATGGAGGTCTTTATGAATTTTTTTGAAAATGAGGTGAAATTGAAGTGAAGCTAATAGGTCCATTTATGATGATAGTTGGCGTATGCTGCATAGGGTTTGCTTTTTTTGAATTTTTTACGTTGGATTTTTTTGAGGAACCGCAGTATTTTTGGTTATTCTTTGTAGGTGCTCCCATTATCTTTTTTGGATTTGTTTTAACTGGAATAGGTAATCATAAAAAATTAATAGAACTGAATAACGAGGTAATACGTGAACAAATGGCTGCAGCCAGCCAAGGATGGGAGGAGGGACAGTTAAAAGCGGAAGCCTATTGCTCAAACTGTGGCCATCCTGTTCGTCGATCATCCAATTTTTGCTCCGATTGTGGTACCTCACTGCAAACGTAAGTATTTAGTCAGTATGATGGCTTATCTAATGAACTTCGAGTTAAAGGAGTGATACGATTGATCACATGGAAAACGTTAAGTTCCTCGTATATTTTTAAATCCCCATTTGGAAATTTAAGAAAAGACATTTGTGAACTGCCAGATGGACAAGTAATTGATGACTATTATGTAAATGAATATACCGACTGGGTTAATGCGATTGTCCTTACGAAGGAACAAGAAATTATTTTAGTAAGCCAATATCGCTACGCAGGTCAAAATATTTTTTTAGAAATTCCAGCTGGAAAGCCAGAGGGACAAGAAAGCTATCAGAAGGCAATTCTTAGAGAAGTTCAAGAGGAGACTGGCTATACAACCGACCGTGAGCCAGTTTTATTGGGTCAATTTTACGTAAACCCAGCTACTCAAACGAATAAGGTTTACACCTATTTGCTACTAGATGCTTATCAAACTAGCAACCAACAGCTGGATCCTACAGAATTTATAGATGTTCATACTTTTGATTTTAAGGAAATGCACTCTTTAATAAAGAATGGTGAAATTCAACAGCTTTTCACAGCCAATGCTTATTATATGGCTTTAGATTTTTTAAAGGAGAATCCAGGAAAATGATCAAAGGCTTTGCGACTCGAGAGGATACCTTTGGTTACTTGCGTCATCATCAATCCATTTATAGAGAAACACCGTGGTTTTATTGCTCTAGAATTGCACTTGGAACACATTTAGGAGAGATGACGGAGGCACATTCTGCCTTATATCAAGAAACGATTCGTTATAGTCTATTGAACGGACTAAACTTTATTGATACCGCCTTAAATTATCGTGGTATGAAATCAGAAAGAGACATTGGCAAGGTTCTTTTAGAGATAACAGAAAACAAAAAATTGAATAGATCAGAATTTGTCCTTTCCACTAAAGGTGGGCTACTTCCGGGGGATAAAGATGCCGGACTTGTTCCCAAGGATTATTTAGAATCGGTGCTTTTACAAAATAAAATTATTAAAGAGACAGATATACAAACTGTTGAACATCAAAAGCACGTACTTACACCTAATTATTTCCGGTTTGCTTTAGAGCAAAGCAGAAAGCACCTTCATTTGGATACGATTGATATATATTATTTACATGTTCCAGAGCTTTCCATGAAGGTTCTTGGAAAAGATGCATTCTACAACCAGCTGGAGGATTTATTTTACTTTTTTGAGGAACAGGTAGAGAAGCAAAATATTCGCTTTTATGGAATGGCTACATGGCTTGGACTTATCAGTGCTCATGATGAGATAGGCTATATCTCTTTAGAGATAGCAGAAAGTATAGCCAGAAAGGTGGGGGGTAAAGACCACCACTTTAGATTTGTGCAAATACCCGTAAATAGAGTTTTTCCTGAAGCAATCAAAAAGAAAACCCAATCAGTTGCTGGAATTGACATGACAGTACTTGAGGCAGCAAGACAGTTAAATATACACGTAACGACCAGCGCACCTTTTAACCTTGGTAAAGATATACAAAAAACAGATGATAGCTTGCGATTCCTAATGAATACGAAAGGCATATTGTCAACAATGGTTGGCATGAAGCAAATCGACCATGCCAAGCGCAACATAGCAACGAGCAAACGTACAACCATTCAATAGGAGGATAAATTGAAAACTATCATCAAGCGAGCTTTGTTTCTGCTGTTTCCTTTCTTCATTGGAGCGTATACCGTGCAAGCATTTACTGTGTATTATAACTGGAGCAATCTAGTGTGGAGCATATTAATTAGCTGCTTACTTTTTATCTTTTATATGTATTACTTGGAAACCAAACGAGACTTTTCGGTCTCCATTATTCGGCCCACTGTTAGGTTTATATTAACAGCTACCTTATTATGCTCCTTCTACATCGGAGGTAGCGCATGGTCTAATTTCATAGAAGAACCTTATAAAGAGATAGCGCCTCTAGCTACTGGAGCCAAAGCAGAAGAGAAGAAAAGCAGAAAATTATTTTCTTTATTTTCAGGAGATTCAATCCAAAAAAATGTGGAGTCTAAGCAGATTGATAGTATCTCTTATTATTTTGCAGCAGATAATATTGCTTCTGTGCAGGAGTACTCCTCGCTGTTAGCTAAGGAAAAGGCAAAGTTAGATCGGATTTTCGGGTCAGAGCTAAAGGACCCTTTAAAGATTGAAATATACAATGATTCCTCGGCTATTAAGGAAGTGTCCCCTGGAGCAGTAGGTTATTACAAACGTAGGAATCAATCTATTCATCTAATGAAGATGGATGATGAAAAAAGATGGGAACGAATATTATTACACGAATATACCCACTATCGTATTCACCAATTTGCAAAGGTTAATGGATTGAGTAGTAAAATGGAGCATCTGCCTTTTTGGTTCATAGAGGGGCTAAGTGAGTACGTTGGTTATCAGGATAGGGTGATTAACCATCAGATCCTAGGTGAAACAGTGGATTATCGCTTACTAGACACAAATAAAACCATCCCAGCGACTCTGGAACATTATAAAGTATATTTACAAGGCTACTTCACAGTGAAAAAGTTGGATAGTTTATATGGATCAGAAGTCATAGCGAAGTTGTTATTATCGGAGTCTTTAAATGATTTTTATAGCACCATGGAGAAAACTACTGGACAAAGCACAGAGGAATTTCAGAAAACTCTTCTAGCAACTTATTAAAAGACTTCTCTTTTATTATCAAATTAAAAAGAGCTAGATAACTAATTCTAGTTCTTTTTTAATGCACGCCGTAACTCAATTTTTATTTTAATTAGATTATTAATCTTCAAATTGCAGGTATTCTAAAATATTACCAAAAGGGTCTCGAAAACTAATGAATTTTCCTGGAGGACAATCAGTTGGCTCATCTATTATAAAATGTACTTCTTTTTCTTTTAAGAATTTAACCTTTTCATAAATATCTTCCGTTTGCAATCCCAATGCAACTCCTGAAGCATTTTGGTTATTGCTTGCACTATCATTTTCCTCCAAAACAAGTGGTAAGTATCCGTTAACGAGTGATGCAAGCTTAGGACCATACTGCTTATGTAATTCAAAACCTAACGTATTAGTATAAAAGTCAATTGCTTTATTTAAATTGGGCACATAAATGCTTATAACACAAATTTGATTTTTCAAATTATCCCTCCTATTAATATTATTTTATACATATTCTACATTACTTATTGATTGTCCTTTTTAGAGGATATAAATTTCCTAAGTCGAATAATATAAGTTAGAAATAATATTTTAATAGTTCAACATCATTTAAACAAAGGAGGATATATTAAGTGTTTATTCGGGAATATAACGATTCTGATGAGGTAGGTTGGGTAAGATGTAGAACACTATCATTTCTAAATACAGCCTACTTTGATAACGTATTGAATAAAAAAGAAAACTATGAAAATCCTGCAATCGAACTCGTGGCAGAATTAAATGGACAAATTATTGGACTCATTGATATAGAGTATGAAAAGGAAGAAAAAACCGTTTGCTCAAGAGGTCACGGTTTAGGAGGTATGGTTTGGCATGTTGCAGTACATCCAGACTACCACCGACAGGGAATCGGTGAGCAACTTCTCCAAGAAGCGGAAAAAAGAGCAATCAATTTAGGGTTGAATCGATTTGAAGCGTGGACTAGAGATGATCGTTGGGTACGGAATTGGTATGAAAAAATGCAGTTTAAAAAAGTCTATTCCTATTACCATATTTATTTCGAAGGAAATGAATTGAAAAATAGAATTCAAAGTACTATTCCTAATCTTCACTTAAAGAATACGTTTGCTCATTATGTAGGAGAAGATATCGAACAATTTTCAGAAAACCAACGAATTCATGAATGCGTTTGCTATGAAAAATATTTTAAATAAAAAATACATCTTATTTACCTAAAGCGTTAAAATGCTTTACCACGATTGTAAAGTGAGGTGTTGTAATGAAAATCAGAATGCTCTTTATGATGATTGTAGGAATATTATTCGTTCCAGCTTGTGGGCAGGAAAGTCTTAATGAA harbors:
- a CDS encoding GNAT family N-acetyltransferase produces the protein MFIREYNDSDEVGWVRCRTLSFLNTAYFDNVLNKKENYENPAIELVAELNGQIIGLIDIEYEKEEKTVCSRGHGLGGMVWHVAVHPDYHRQGIGEQLLQEAEKRAINLGLNRFEAWTRDDRWVRNWYEKMQFKKVYSYYHIYFEGNELKNRIQSTIPNLHLKNTFAHYVGEDIEQFSENQRIHECVCYEKYFK
- a CDS encoding zinc ribbon domain-containing protein; the encoded protein is MKLIGPFMMIVGVCCIGFAFFEFFTLDFFEEPQYFWLFFVGAPIIFFGFVLTGIGNHKKLIELNNEVIREQMAAASQGWEEGQLKAEAYCSNCGHPVRRSSNFCSDCGTSLQT
- a CDS encoding aldo/keto reductase, whose protein sequence is MIKGFATREDTFGYLRHHQSIYRETPWFYCSRIALGTHLGEMTEAHSALYQETIRYSLLNGLNFIDTALNYRGMKSERDIGKVLLEITENKKLNRSEFVLSTKGGLLPGDKDAGLVPKDYLESVLLQNKIIKETDIQTVEHQKHVLTPNYFRFALEQSRKHLHLDTIDIYYLHVPELSMKVLGKDAFYNQLEDLFYFFEEQVEKQNIRFYGMATWLGLISAHDEIGYISLEIAESIARKVGGKDHHFRFVQIPVNRVFPEAIKKKTQSVAGIDMTVLEAARQLNIHVTTSAPFNLGKDIQKTDDSLRFLMNTKGILSTMVGMKQIDHAKRNIATSKRTTIQ
- a CDS encoding aminoglycoside phosphotransferase family protein — translated: MNKQIIKSLDMKITGEILAQSFPKRQGGTSFTTFLQTKKGQFVWKVATELPYREWLKKEAEVMELLNKETELPIPLFMHYKEQPEENSLLMSKLEGVPLREALHVANTMEEKKSLFYSFGTLLKLLHATMPPKALLIEDNWLEKQLQTATYNVMHYEVDGNEELLTYLKFNQPKPVPQTLNHGDCTIDNVLVKDGKVYAFIDLAGVAYGDPRYDLALATRSIQSNPFLVEAFYEGYDSTPISIEEFKYFDGGLYEFF
- a CDS encoding NUDIX hydrolase → MITWKTLSSSYIFKSPFGNLRKDICELPDGQVIDDYYVNEYTDWVNAIVLTKEQEIILVSQYRYAGQNIFLEIPAGKPEGQESYQKAILREVQEETGYTTDREPVLLGQFYVNPATQTNKVYTYLLLDAYQTSNQQLDPTEFIDVHTFDFKEMHSLIKNGEIQQLFTANAYYMALDFLKENPGK
- a CDS encoding collagenase is translated as MKTIIKRALFLLFPFFIGAYTVQAFTVYYNWSNLVWSILISCLLFIFYMYYLETKRDFSVSIIRPTVRFILTATLLCSFYIGGSAWSNFIEEPYKEIAPLATGAKAEEKKSRKLFSLFSGDSIQKNVESKQIDSISYYFAADNIASVQEYSSLLAKEKAKLDRIFGSELKDPLKIEIYNDSSAIKEVSPGAVGYYKRRNQSIHLMKMDDEKRWERILLHEYTHYRIHQFAKVNGLSSKMEHLPFWFIEGLSEYVGYQDRVINHQILGETVDYRLLDTNKTIPATLEHYKVYLQGYFTVKKLDSLYGSEVIAKLLLSESLNDFYSTMEKTTGQSTEEFQKTLLATY
- a CDS encoding M15 family metallopeptidase, whose amino-acid sequence is MKKFFLLCCLSTFGYLIFTNYTNEDRQIFTIEEEQIYEGNLILINNEVKLQQEPTEIEAVPNDFANNVEIQSEMTVHKDLLTPMQEMFEAAEKDEIMHFKLNSGFRTGIVQQQLYEELGSQYALPNGYSEHQSGLSIDIGSTEGMMEYTLEADWLAQHAPEFGFILRYPENKVDVTGIAFEPWHFRYVGKPHSLIMTNEDLVLEEYLAFLKEKGEYDTTIEGKQYQIRYVKQELLKSMESSKSNKYEISGDNLGGIIITKVMN
- a CDS encoding VOC family protein, coding for MKNQICVISIYVPNLNKAIDFYTNTLGFELHKQYGPKLASLVNGYLPLVLEENDSASNNQNASGVALGLQTEDIYEKVKFLKEKEVHFIIDEPTDCPPGKFISFRDPFGNILEYLQFED